Proteins encoded within one genomic window of Anopheles gambiae chromosome 3, idAnoGambNW_F1_1, whole genome shotgun sequence:
- the LOC1271052 gene encoding spectrin beta chain isoform X9, protein MTTDISVVRWDPSQGPGNEFIEDIEYDGGNSSSRLFERSRIKALAEERESVQKKTFTKWVNSHLVRVNSPIKDLYVDMRDGKNLIKLLEVLSGERLPRPTKGKMRIHCLENVDKALQFLREQRVHLENIGSHDIVDGNASLNLGLIWTIILRFQIQDITIEETDNKETKSAKDALLLWCQMKTAGYHNVNVRNFTTSWRDGLAFNAIIHKHRPDLIQFDKLSKTNPIQNLNNAFNVAEEKLGLTKLLDAEDIFVDHPDEKSIITYVVTYYHYFSKLKQETVQGKRIGKVVGIAMDNDRMINEYESLTSELLKWIEVTIVQLGDRHFVNSLVGVQQQLAQFSNYRTVEKPPKFVEKGNLEVLLFTLQSKMRANNQKPYTPKEGKMISDINKAWERLEKAEHERELALREELIRQEKLEQLAARFNRKATMRETWLSENQRLVSTDNFGFDLAAVEAAAKKHEAIETDIFAYEERVQAVVAVCNELEAEKYHDIERIAARKDNVLRLWNYLIELLRARRMRLEFSIQLQQNFQEMIYILDSMEEIKQRLLTDDYGKHLMGVEDLLQKHSLVEADINVLGDRVKQVVQNSQKFLVDEEDNYKPCDPSIIVDRVQRLEDAYAELCKLAVERRSRLEENRKLWQFYWDMADEENWIKEKEQIVSADEIGHDLTTVNLLLSKHKALESEIQSHEPQLMAVSEVGDELVRRGHFGADRIDERLKEILAMWSNLRELTEYRRKRLEDAVDYFQLFADADDIDNWMLDALRLVSSEDVGRDEANVQSLLKKHKDVADELKNYAETIEQLHAQAKRLTLNEPEQERVNERLAAIDNRYRELMELAKLRKQRLLDALSLYKLISESDGVEQWIGEKERMLQTMVPGKDIEDVEIMKHRYDGFDKEMNANASRVAVVNQLARQLLHVEHPNSPEIIERQNHLNNSWSKLREQAESKRDDLKSAHGVQTFYIECRETVSWIEDKKRILTETDSLQMDLTGVMTLQRRLSGMERDLAAIQAKLTALENEADAIEGDHPEEAALIRERVATIQTIWEQLTQMLKERDSKLEEAGDLHRFLRDLDHFQAWLTKTQTDVASEDTPTSLPEAEKLLNQHQSIREEIDNYTEDYKKMMDYGEGLTSEPTQTEDPQYMFLRERLKALKDGWEELHQMWENRQVLLSQGLDQQLFNRDARQAEVLLSQQEHVLSKDDTPVNLEQAENQLKRHEAFLTTMEANDEKFNTIVQVAGQMTSKDHFDADKITKRAESIAHRRDDNRNRALELHEKLKNQVKLHEFLQDIEELTEWVQEKYITAQDDTYRSAKTVHSKWTRHQAFEAEIAANKERLHEAKKAAQELMVEKPEFKEIIEPKLTDLSKNFDELETSTKEKGALLFDAKREVIVQQSVDDIDSWMDDLEKQIINTDTGNDLTSVNILMQKQQIIQTQMAVKARQVEELDKQTEVLTKTAPSDVLEPIVEKKTAVNARFEKIKAPLLERQRQLEKKKEAFQFRRDVEDEKLWIDEKMPLAESTEYGNSLFNVHVLKKKHQSLNTEIDNHEPRIMTICNNGQKLIDEGHEDAGSYADLISQLTQKWQELKDAVENRHRQLDQSEKVQQYFFDAAEAESWMSEQELYMMVEDRGKDETSAQNLMKKHESLEQSVEDYADTIRQLGETARQLTTEQHAYSDQVSVKQSQLDKLYAGLKDLAGERRARLDEALQLFMLSREVDDLEQWITDREVVAGSHELGQDYDHITLLWERFNEFAQDTATVGSERVAKANGIADDLIHAGHSDSATIAEWKDGLNESWQDLLELIETRKAMLAASRELHKFFHDCKDVLGRINEKQHGVSEELGRDAGVVSALQRKHQNFIQDLMTLHSQVQQIQEESAKLQAAYAGEKAREITNREHEVLNAWAHLQSMCEERRGKLADTGDLFKFFNMVRTLMLWMEDVVRQMNTSEKPRDVSGVELLMNNHQSLKAEIDTREDNFSACLALGKELLSRNHYASADIKDRLLQLTNSRNALLHRWEERWENLQLILEVYQFARDAAVAEAWLIAQEPYLMSTELGHTIDEVENLIKKHEAFEKSAAAQEERFSALERLTTFELKEMKRRQDAAEEAERQRLEAEAAAARAAAEAEAEAIRQQEAAAARDAADAPGSPHSTREQESGGADEGAQEGILTRKHEWESTTKKASNRSWDKVYCVARSGRLTFFKDQRSAKSVPEQTFRGEPPLELKGAQIEIASDYTKKKHVFRIKLSNGGEFLLQCHDDAEMQQWLRKLRKHT, encoded by the exons ATGACGACTGACATTTCCGTGGTGCGGTGGGACCCGAGCCAGGGTCCGGGAAATGAATTTATCGAAGATATCGAATACGACGGAGGAAACTCCAGCTCCCGTTTGTTCGAACGATCACGCATCAAGGCGTTAGCAG AGGAACGTGAAAGTGTTCAGAAAAAGACATTCACAAAATGGGTCAACTCGCACCTGGTGCGGGTGAACAGTCCGATCAAAGACCTGTACGTCGACATGCGCGACGGCAAGAACTTGATCAAGCTGCTCGAGGTGCTGTCCGGCGAGCGGTTGCCACGGCCAACGAAGGGCAAGATGCGCATCCACTGTCTCGAGAACGTGGACAAAGCGCTACAGTTTCTGCGCGAGCAGCGCGTCCATCTGGAGAACATCGGCTCGCACGATATCGTCGATGGCAATGCGAGCCTGAACCTTGGCTTGATCTGGACAATCATTCTGCGCTTCCAG ATTCAAGATATTACTATAGAGGAGACGGACAACAAAGAGACCAAATCCGCCAAGgatgcgctgctgctgtggtgccAGATGAAGACCGCCGGCTACCACAACGTGAACGTGCGCAACTTCACCACCTCGTGGCGGGACGGGCTGGCGTTTAACGCGATCATACACAAGCACCGGCCGGATCTGATACAGTTCGACAAGCTGTCGAAGACGAACCCGATCCAGAACCTGAACAACGCGTTCAACGTGGCGGAGGAGAAGCTCGGCCTAACGAAGCTGCTCGACGCGGAGGACATCTTCGTCGACCATCCGGACGAGAAGTCGATCATTACGTACGTGGTCACGTACTACCACTACTTCAGCAAGCTGAAGCAGGAAACGGTACAGGGCAAGCGTATCGGCAAGGTGGTCGGCATCGCGATGGACAACGATCGCATGATCAACGAGTACGAGTCGCTCACGAGCGAGCTGCTGAAGTGGATCGAGGTGACGATCGTGCAGCTGGGCGATCGGCACTTTGTCAACTCGCTCGTcggcgtgcagcagcagctggcccAGTTCTCCAACTACCGCACGGTCGAGAAGCCGCCGAAGTTTGTCGAGAAGGGCAACCTGGAGGTGCTGCTGTTTACGCTGCAGTCGAAGATGAGAGCAAACAATCAAAAGCCGTACACGCCCAAGGAGGGCAAGATGATTTCCGACATCAACAAGGCGTGGGAGCGGCTGGAGAAGGCGGAGCACGAGCGCGAGCTGGCCCTGCGCGAGGAGCTGATCCGGCAGGAGAAGCTGGAGCAGCTGGCGGCCCGGTTCAACCGCAAGGCGACGATGCGCGAAACGTGGCTGTCGGAGAACCAGCGCCTGGTCAGCACGGACAACTTCGGGTTCGATCTGGCCGCGGTCGAGGCGGCCGCCAAGAAGCACGAAGCGATCGAGACGGACATCTTCGCGTACGAGGAGCGGGTGCAGGCGGTGGTGGCCGTGTGCAACGAGCTGGAGGCGGAGAAGTACCACGACATCGAGCGCATCGCCGCCCGCAAGGACAATGTGCTGCGCCTGTGGAACTATCTGATCGAGCTGCTGCGGGCGCGCCGCATGCGCCTCGAGTTCTCGATCCAGCTGCAGCAGAACTTCCAGGAGATGATCTACATCCTCGACTCGATGGAGGAGATCAAGCAGCGCCTGCTGACGGACGACTACGGCAAGCATCTGATGGGCGTGGAGGATCTGCTCCAGAAGCATTCGCTCGTCGAGGCGGACATCAACGTGCTGGGTGATCGGGTCAAGCAGGTGGTGCAGAACTCGCAAAAGTTCCTGGTGGACGAGGAGGACAACTACAAACCGTGCGACCCGTCGATCATCGTCGACCGCGTCCAGCGCCTGGAGGACGCGTACGCCGAGCTGTGCAAGCTGGCGGTCGAGCGTCGCTCGCGGCTGGAGGAGAACCGCAAGCTGTGGCAGTTCTACTGGGACATGGCGGACGAGGAGAACTGGATCAAGGAGAAGGAGCAGATCGTGTCGGCGGACGAGATTGGGCACGATCTGACGACGGTGAACTTGCTGCTGTCCAAGCACAAGGCGCTCGAGTCGGAGATTCAGTCGCACGAGCCGCAGCTGATGGCGGTTAGCGAGGTGGGCGATGAGCTGGTGCGCCGCGGTCACTTCGGGGCGGACCGCATCGACGAGCGGCTGAAGGAGATACTGGCGATGTGGAGCAATCTGCGCGAGCTGACGGAGTACCGGCGCAAGCGGCTGGAGGATGCCGTCGACTACTTCCAGCTGTTTGCCGACGCGGACGACATTGACAATTGGATGTTGGACGCGCTGCGGCTGGTGTCGTCCGAGGATGTCGGTCGTGACGAGGCGAACGTGCAGAGCCTGCTGAAGAAGCACAAGGACGTGGCGGACGAGCTGAAGAACTACGCCGAAACGATCGAGCAGCTGCACGCGCAGGCCAAGCGGCTGACGCTGAACGAGCCGGAACAGGAGCGGGTGAACGAGCGGCTGGCAGCGATCGACAACCGCTACCGCGAGCTGATGGAGCTGGCGAAGCTGCGCAAGCAGCGCCTGCTGGACGCGCTCAGCCTGTACAAGCTCATCTCCGAGAGCGACGGCGTGGAGCAGTGGATCGGCGAGAAGGAGCGCATGCTGCAGACGATGGTCCCGGGCAAGGACATCGAGGACGTGGAGATCATGAAGCATCGCTACGACGGGTTCGACAAGGAGATGAACGCAAATGCGTCGCGCGTCGCCGTCGTGAACCAGCTCGCCCGCCAGCTGCTGCACGTGGAGCATCCGAACTCGCCCGAAATCATCGAACGCCAGAACCATCTGAACAACTCGTGGTCGAAGCTGCGCGAGCAGGCCGAAAGCAAGCGGGACGATTTGAAGTCGGCCCACGGTGTGCAGACGTTCTACATCGAGTGCCGCGAGACGGTCTCGTGGATCGAGGACAAGAAGCGCATCCTCACCGAGACGGACAGCCTGCAGATGGATCTGACCGGCGTGATGACGCTCCAGCGCCGCCTGAGCGGTATGGAGCGCGATCTGGCCGCCATCCAGGCGAAGCTGACCGCGCTCGAGAACGAGGCTGACGCGATCGAGGGCGACCATCCGGAGGAAGCGGCCCTAATCCGCGAGCGCGTCGCCACGATCCAGACGATCTGGGAGCAGCTGACGCAGATGCTGAAGGAGCGCGACTCGAAGCTGGAGGAGGCTGGCGATCTGCACCGCTTCCTGCGCGATCTCGACCACTTCCAGGCGTGGCTGACCAAGACGCAGACCGATGTGGCGTCGGAGGATACGCCCACCTCGCTGCCGGAGGCGGAGAAGCTGCTCAATCAGCACCAGAGCATCCGGGAGGAGATCGACAACTATACCGAGGACTACAAGAAGATGATGGACTACGGCGAGGGTCTGACGTCCGAGCCGACGCAGACCGAGGACCCGCAGTACATGTTCCTGCGCGAGCGCCTGAAGGCCCTGAAGGACGGCTGGGAGGAGCTGCATCAGATGTGGGAGAACAGGCAGGTGCTGCTGTCGCAGGGTTTGGACCAGCAGCTGTTCAACCGCGACGCGCGCCAGGCCGAGGTGCTGCTGAGCCAGCAAGAGCACGTGCTTAGCAAGGACGACACGCCGGTTAACCTGGAGCAGGCCGAGAACCAGCTGAAGCGCCACGAAGCGTTCCTCACCACGATGGAGGCGAACGATGAGAAGTTCAACACGATCGTGCAGGTCGCCGGACAGATGACGAGCAAGGATCACTTCGATGCGGACAAGATAACGAAGCGCGCGGAGAGCATTGCGCACCGCCGTGACGATAACCGCAACCGTGCGCTGGAGCTGCACGAGAAGCTGAAGAACCAGGTGAAGCTGCACGAGTTCCTGCAGGACATCGAGGAGCTGACCGAGTGGGTGCAGGAGAAGTACATCACGGCGCAGGACGACACGTACCGCAGCGCCAAGACTGTGCACTCGAAGTGGACGCGTCATCAGGCGTTCGAGGCGGAAATTGCCGCGAACAAGGAGCGCCTGCACGAGGCGAAGAAGGCCGCCCAGGAGCTGATGGTGGAGAAGCCCGAGTTTAAGGAGATCATTGAGCCGAAGCTGACGGATCTGTCCAAGAACTTTGACGAGCTGGAGACGAGCACCAAGGAGAAGGGTGCGCTGCTGTTCGACGCCAAGCGCGAGGTGATTGTGCAGCAGAGCGTGGACGACATCGACTCGTGGATGGACGATCTCGAGAAGCAGATCATCAACACGGACACGGGCAACGATCTGACCTCGGTGAACATCCTGatgcagaagcagcagatcATCCAGACGCAGATGGCGGTGAAGGCGCGCCAGGTCGAGGAGCTCGACAAGCAGACGGAGGTGCTGACCAAGACGGCCCCGTCCGACGTCCTCGAGCCGATCGTCGAGAAGAAGACGGCGGTGAATGCGCGCTTCGAAAAGATCAAGGCACCGCTGCTGGAGCGCCAGCGCCAGctggagaagaagaaggaagcgtTCCAGTTCCGGCGCGACGTCGAGGACGAGAAGCTGTGGATCGACGAGAAGATGCCGCTGGCCGAGTCGACAGAGTACGGCAACTCGCTGTTCAACGTGCACGTGCTGAAGAAGAAGCACCAGTCGCTCAACACCGAGATCGACAACCACGAGCCGCGCATCATGACGATCTGCAACAATGGGCAGAAGCTGATCGACGAGGGGCACGAGGATGCGGGCTCGTACGCGGATCTGATCAGCCAGCTTACGCAGAAGTGGCAGGAGCTGAAGGATGCGGTCGAGAACCGGCACCGCCAGCTCGACCAGTCCGAGAAGGTGCAGCAGTACTTCTTCGACGCGGCCGAGGCTGAGTCGTGGATGAGCGAGCAGGAGCTGTACATGATGGTGGAGGACCGCGGCAAGGACGAAACGTCCGCCCAGAATCTGATGAAGAAGCACGAGAGTCTGGAGCAGTCGGTGGAGGACTATGCCGACACGATCCGTCAGCTGGGTGAGACCGCCCGTCAGCTTACGACCGAGCAGCACGCGTACAGCGACCAGGTGTCGGTGAAGCAGTCCCAGCTCGACAAGCTGTACGCCGGACTGAAGGATCTGGCCGGAGAGCGCCGGGCCCGCTTGGACGAGGCGCTGCAGCTGTTCATGCTGAGCCGCGAGGTGGACGATCTGGAGCAGTGGATTACCGATCGCGAGGTGGTGGCCGGTTCGCACGAGCTGGGCCAGGATTACGACCACATTACGCTGCTGTGGGAACGGTTCAACGAGTTCGCGCAGGATACGGCCACCGTTGGCAGCGAGCGGGTGGCGAAGGCGAACGGCATTGCGGACGATCTGATCCATGCTGGGCACTCGGACAGCGCCACCATCGCGGAGTGGAAGGACGGGCTGAACGAGTCGTGGCAGGATCTGCTCGAGCTGATCGAAACGCGCAAGGCGATGCTGGCCGCTTCGCGCGAGCTGCACAAGTTCTTCCACGACTGCAAGGACGTGCTGGGCCGCATCAACGAGAAGCAGCACGGCGTGTCGGAGGAGCTCGGCCGCGACGCCGGTGTCGTGTCGGCGCTGCAGCGCAAGCACCAGAACTTCATCCAGGACCTGATGACGCTCCACTCGCAGGTGCAGCAGATCCAGGAGGAGTCGGCCAAACTGCAGGCGGCGTACGCGGGCGAGAAGGCGCGCGAAATTACGAACCGCGAGCACGAGGTGCTGAACGCATGGGCCCACCTGCAGTCGATGTGCGAGGAGCGCCGGGGCAAGCTGGCCGATACGGGCGATCTGTTCAAGTTCTTCAACATGGTGCGCACGCTGATGCTGTGGATGGAGGATGTGGTGCGGCAGATGAACACGTCCGAGAAGCCGCGCGACGTGTCGGGCGTCGAGCTGCTGATGAACAACCACCAGAGCCTGAAGGCGGAGATCGATACGCGTGAGGACAACTTTAGCGCGTGCCTGGCGCTCGGCAAGGAGCTGCTGTCGCGCAACCACTACGCGTCGGCGGATATTAAGGATCGATTGCTGCAGCTTACCAACAGCCGGAATGCGCTGCTCCATCGGTGGGAGGAACGTTGGGAGAACTTGCAGCTGA TCCTGGAGGTGTATCAGTTCGCTCGGGATGCTGCCGTCGCCGAGGCATGGCTTATCGCGCAGGAACCGTACCTGATGTCAACCGAGCTGGGCCACACGATCGACGAGGTGGAGAATTTGATCAAGAAGCACGAAGCCTTCGAGAAGTCTGCCGCCGCCCAAGAGGAACGCTTTAGCGCATTGGAGCGATTGACAACG TTTGAGCTCAAAGAAATGAAGCGTCGCCAGGATGCGGCCGAGGAAGCAGAACGCCAGCGGCTCGAGGCGGAAGCGGCGGCAGCACGTGCGGCAGCCGAGGCAGAGGCCGAAGCCATCCGGCAGCAGGAAGCAGCCGCAGCCCGTGACGCAGCCGATGCACCCGGATCGCCACATTCCACCCGAGAGCAGGAGTCAG GTGGCGCAGACGAAGGTGCACAGGAAGGCATCCTTACCCGCAAGCACGAATGGGAATCCACTACCAAGAAAGCTTCGAACCGTTCCTGGGATAAG GTGTACTGCGTTGCCCGCAGCGGCCGGTTAACGTTCTTCAAGGATCAGCGATCGGCGAAATCGGTACCGGAGCAGACGTTCCGCGGCGAGCCGCCGCTAGAGCTGAAGGGCGCCCAGATCGAGATCGCCAGCGATTACACGAAGAAGAAGCACGTGTTCAGAATCAA GCTATCGAATGGCGGCGAATTCCTGCTCCAGTGTCACGACGATGCGGAGATGCAGCAATGG CTAAGAAAGTTacgaaaacacacataa